DNA sequence from the Odontesthes bonariensis isolate fOdoBon6 chromosome 18, fOdoBon6.hap1, whole genome shotgun sequence genome:
tgggatgagcagaagctggcgtgcatgtcctcaactttcttcatgttgtttttgtagtttgttgttgtaatcatagtgagacattcaggatgagcatggtttttgtgctggtttttgcccttttttgtaaattaaaaaccgatccattgtgcctgcatctcgcgctggctaaaggagctagcgtgctctgcggtcaagtgtgacggtggtttaagcgggctgtgttgccaggtttaacagagccccctttaggaaacaccattaagcctgaattaatacttaataaaaatacttaatactgtgcagtattcgctgtgttttatttgaaaaaatgtattgttattgttgccatattgttataagctgctatgcgagtgcgagcctccaattaaagcttgaggagccgcacaatgagtatctctgctataaaggaaaaacaagatcAATTCATCAATATTTGTGAGAAAAGAAGGAGACAGGAAGGACGGACGAAGAAGGAGAGTAGATGATAACATTTATTTGCAAACTTGAACAGGAAATAGTGATATTTGATTTACTATACATAAGAACCGTTGCCTCATGGCGCCTGGTTGCCCTCGCCCGTGTGGGCGGGCGGCGCCGTGTACGTGCCCTCCTTTATCATCTTTTCGCGTTGCTGACGGATGGTGTACAGCCGCTGGTGCTgcagggaggaggagaagaggggGTAAAGTTGGAGGCGGAGCAGGTGAGGAGGATGTTCTGGGCCCTCGCACCACGAGTCAGCGTTAAATATGGGCTCATTCATGAGTTTAAGCAGCAGATTTCTGTCAGAGAAGTCCACTCAGACCACAGCTGGAAAGCAAGTCTGATGTCATACTTCCAAACACAGCTGCACCGTCAGCTTCCTGTCAGAGCTCGGGGTAGACGCATCTCATCTCAGCATTTTATTCTGCTTCGTCGTGTTTTTAAGAGGCCGAGACGCCACTAACGAGCAAGACAAAGAGCAGCACATCTGTCAATCTGTGCACTCTGTCAGCAGGCCTGACCTCCCTTTAACCGTGACATCATCCAACTGAGCAGACGTGCACTGGTCCTTCAAAGTGCCGTGTGACCCAAAGCATCATCAGACACTCGAAACCgttaaaaaagtggaaaaaaatacaacatttcaTCCGTTTCTTAGTGGTGAAAATGATGCAGCGTTATATAACTATGAGTGGTAAAAGGCACAGAATGGGTCCAGTTTGATTGCTGGAGTTTTAGAGAGTCCTTCGGAAAGACACTGAATCCCAAACCTGCACAGCAGCTCAGGTGCGAAGTTACATAAACAGCTGAGCCGAAGTACAGCTGCAGCTCCACTGGGATGTTTAACTGGACCACCGTCCTTCTTCCAGGAACAGAATGAAAACCTTCCAGACATCCTGCTGCTTCTAACTTCCTCTTTGGAAGGACCTGATGCCTGTAAGTTCAGTTGAATTCACCGAACAGACGCCGTCTTTAAAGgcatacgccacccccagggcaaattaagtgtatccccgcattcccgagacataaataagtgtgtgggagcgttttcctggcgacccaggcattgtccgaatctcacagaactgaccactgcttggtttcgcgtaatatctccatgctagcgtcgccaatcgaaatattacTCCACTCAACCTCTGTTTCGAACACAAATGGGACagtgggggtggggattcccaaagacgtagcggggagtgtgcttcggctgtgtttgccgcaccggaaactagttcccaaaccgacatgagcaaaacaagccttctgtgtagatttagacagtcatttgcacttgatgtgaaagtacaccactcacacagtaattagaaggtaaatcaagtaaattaattcatgttgggcgaaatatttcgattggcgacgctagcatggaggtattacgcgaaaccaagcagtggtcagtgctgtgagattcggacaatgcctgggtcgccaggaaaacgctcccacacacttatttatgtctcgggaatgcggggatacacttaatttggcctgggggtggcgtatccctttaagctaCTTTAACAGTGATTCTGTGGTtataaaaatcaggattttattagagcagagcgaccgtCTGGAAACGCTTTAAGTGAGCCGACTCGTAGTCTTAAACGGCTGATTTTCAGTTCCagtttctgacaaaagaaacagaaaaatatgtgaatgaaagCTGCTTTATGgggaattcagctggattaattaacactgtttttactaaaagatggAACTCAAGTTGAGCGTTTACATGGAGTTATTCGAATACCAACTCACCAACATTAACGTTAGTTTAAACTACTTGGCTTATGAATGTGCTACAAGAAGAAACTTGATTGAACTTGATTGATCTTTGCTGTTCAACCATTCATTAGAAGAGTTTCTATTCAATTGTGAAGCCAATTGGACCCAGACTCTGGTTTCCCACTCtccctcagtccattttaaatgagctttggttcAGAcatgtttctggatcatgttcacatttggcttcttctctgcatggTGGAGCTTTAACCTGCTTTTGTGTTCACAGACGATGATtcttcctggaagtgttcctgagcccatgcagtaatttccaggacagaatcaggtctgtttttttaatgcagagctgcctgaaGGTCGCAGATATCTCTGAATCTTCTGCTCTACAGATGaaggaatattcaaagtcttcacaGCTTTATATTGAGGAACATCATCCTAGAATTGTTCCACATGTTGCTGATTGTTGAACCTCGGTCCATCTTTACTTTTGTGACACCTTTTACACCACTGACCTGtagccagaggtgggtagtaacgagttacatttacttgagtaagtttttgaaaaaattacaggctacaatgagctggttacttttcttcttacctctttggtattctacgcctcattatttttatccccccgcgtacgcctcattttaatgttttattctgacagagagagagacttccgtcaaaggctctaccacctgactgtgtttcaccaatcagacgtagccgtgcagtctggtcacgtgaccgtactcaatctcagcggtgggacgggttagctttagcattagcagtcgtagcaaacaaagaaacagatgaaaaatgtcagaatcaacggtgggaaatgaagacgcagacgaggcctcatactgaaagcatgtttaccttacaaagagtgagaaacagcagctacattatgtgtcttctgtgtcaaccaaaacaaacgcacatttcagcagaaactcaacatctaacttgaggaaacatgtagcggtaagtttcctaaatgagtttccccccatggatagatgaatgtttgttttttaggttacatatgggttacatatgttttaaacatttcctaagtctcttttattttttattgaagtacttgaatttacctggattattttaatttaagctattttgtaattaattcattaattttaTTGTTTGGATGAAccctaatttgcctaaagatgattatttagtatttttgtctgtctgattgaatgcttgtgttaacaaataaatcagacgttattcaacagttactcagtacttgagtagtttttccACCAAGAGTCATAGTAccatttttggctactctacccacctctgacctGTAGctaattaacctaattagttcCAACatcttcctccagctgtttcttttaaggtaccacttacttttccagccttttgttgtccCTGTATCAACTGTTCTGctaccatcaaattcaagatgagctcctATTTTTCACGAAATAGTAAAAAATATTTGAGTTTCAATCTTTGACATGTTTTCTGTGTGATGTTGTAAAGATGATCTTAGTTTATAAAAATTTCTAAAGGATTGTATTCCGTTTTTGTTTACATTCTAAAAAGCTAACGAACTGTTTGTGGAGGAACAGGAACGACGCTTTAAATTCTGCACCAACTTAAAGCTGGACATGGCTCACCGTTTTCTGCCTGTGCATGCACTCGTAGAAATCGTCAAACTCCAGCTGGCACTCCTTCTTGGCGCGGGTCTGCCCGATACCATGAGCGCACTGGACCCACTCCTTCTCGAAGGCGTGGCAGCGCGCCGCCCGCTTGTTCGGCTGCTCTCCGctctgcagcagcagccagcgGTCCAGGTTGATCCCGAGCCGCGACTGCAGGTCCACAAACGGCATGATTCTGGTGAAGAGCGGGGACAGAGTAAGGTGAGTTATAACAACTACAACAGGAGGCTTCAAAAGGTTTAAACGCTTCTCCTTTTGTGTCTTTACTCAGCAGAGGTGTGCTAGGTCATCTAGATTTTGCAGACTTATTAATAATGTCTTGCTGTCGCCCACAGCTGAATGTGTGTGATACAGcctgtgttcatattttaacGAGGTACAGACATCCGATAAAAAGAGAGTCGAACTGTAGTATCAGGATTAAAGTGACACATTTAGAGCTGGGACCCAAAATGTTTGTTAATACCAGGTATAGACAGCCAATCAAATATGATATTTAAAACAAAGCTCGTAGAAAAAGACACAAGAGCATGAAAAGAGTCCCACATTGCTTTATATTGctccaggaaaacaggaaatataaatacagtaaatgaggcagaaatatctgctctgagctccttttattctccaacacagcctgaaccctctcagacgagctttctgtcctttaatgagtcttcaggaatagttctccaggcttcttgaaggacatcccaaagctcttctttggatgtgggctgccttttgttccgttctctgccaacatgatcccaccctgcttcagtaatgttgagctccgggctctggggaggattcatccctccatcagacctgctgccactgattttcagcccacttcttgtgtcctttggcacagctcagccttttctccctgtttcccttccttaagaacggcttcttgacagccacccttccatggagcccatttctgatgaggcttgggccaacagcagatggatcagctgaaggtccagatgcatctctcagctcctgtgtcaggtctttgctggatgttttcctctttcttaaggacatcactttcagatcctgttcatctgctgtagatagttctttaggcctgacacttcttcttttgtcctccacctgtccagtttcctcaaatgttttaaggacacactgcacaccatgctgagatatgccaagttttcagctaacagctctttgggaatcaccttgttgctgcagaaatcctgttttctgtcggtcagactgtgttatctttgctgttctGCTTTGACCGGAAAAGCTCAAAATCTTCTTCCACACAAACCAAAATGAT
Encoded proteins:
- the ndufs5 gene encoding NADH dehydrogenase [ubiquinone] iron-sulfur protein 5, whose product is MPFVDLQSRLGINLDRWLLLQSGEQPNKRAARCHAFEKEWVQCAHGIGQTRAKKECQLEFDDFYECMHRQKTHQRLYTIRQQREKMIKEGTYTAPPAHTGEGNQAP